Genomic DNA from Deinococcus humi:
ACAAGGCCGCGATCTTCCTCGCCCATCAGGAGCTCCTCTCGGACGAGGGCACCGTACAGGACACCGTAAGCCGCATTCTGGACGGACACGGCGCGGCCTGGGCATATCAGGCGGCCACCGGAGAGCGCATCGCCAAGCTCCAGAAACTCGATGACCCCACCCTGGCAGCCCGTGCCGCCGATCTGGGCGACGTGCAGCGGCGGGTGCTCCGGCAGTTGCTGGGGATCCGCGAGGCAGACGTGCAGGCCAGCGGCCCAGTTATTCTGCTGGCCACCGACCTCACGCCCAGCGACACCGCGCGGCTGGGGCCGGACACGCTGCTGGGTTTTGTGACCGCGCAGGGCGGGCCGACCAGCCACACCGCAATCATCGCGCGGGGCCTGGGGCTGCCCGCAGTGGTGGCCGCCGGGCCGGGCGTGCTGGAGGTTCCTGACGGCACCCCGGCCATTCTGGACGGCGCGGCGGGACGGCTGTACCTGAATCCTTCGGAGGCCGATGTGCACTCCGCCCGTGAACGTCAGGGCGCGCTGCAACAGGAGCGGGAGGCCGCCCGCGCCGCGCGCTTCGAACCGGGAGCCACCCGTGACGGCGCACGGGTGGAGGTGGCCGCCAACATCAACCGCGCCGCCGACGCCCTCGCGGCGCTGGAGGCCGGGGCCGAGGGCGTGGGGCTGATGCGCACCGAGTTCCTGTTTCTGGAGCGCGACAGCGTGCCGAGCGAGGACGAACAGGAACAGGAATACCGCGCGATGGCGCTGGCGCTGGAAGGGCGCCCCCTGATCATCCGCACGCTGGATATCGGCGGTGACAAGGAGGTGCCGTACCTGGGACTGGCCCGCGAGGACAACTCCTTCCTGGGGCTGCGCGGCATCCGGCTGTGCTTTGAGCGCCCGGACCTCTTCCTGCCGCAACTGCGGGCGGTGGCGCGGGTGGCAAAGGATCACCCGAACGTCCACCTGATGTTCCCGATGATCTCCACCCTGGAAGACTTCCGCCGCGCCCGCGCCATCTTCGACGGGGTGCGCCGCGAACTGGATGTTCCCAGCGTGCCGCTGGGCGTGATGATCGAAGTGCCGTCGGCGGCCCTGATCGCCGAGGCCCTGGCCACAGAGGTGGATTTCTTCAGCGTGGGGACCAACGACCTGACCCAGTACACCCTGGCGATGGATCGCCTGCACCCGCAACTGGCCCGCCAGACCGACGCGATGCACCCCGCCGTGCTGCAACTGATCGCGCTGACCGTGCAGGCGGCCGAGCGCCACGGCAAATGGGTGGGCGTCTGCGGCGGCGCGGCGGGCGATGAGGTGGGCGCCCTGATGCTCGCGGGCCTGGGCGTCCGGGAACTGTCGGTCAGCACGCCGCAGATCGCGGGCGTGAAGGCGGCGCTGCGGGGGCGCACCCTGGCCGAACTCCAGGCACTGGCCCGCGAAGCCCTGACCCAGCCCACAGCCGAGTCCGTCCGTGCCCTGGTGCGGCCCCCGGAGCGGGAAGGGGCGAGAGCATGAGCGCCGCTTCCTTACATGTCGTGACGCTGACCCTCAATCCCGCCCTCGACCTGACGGTTCACGCCGACGGCTGGCGGCAGGGCGAGGTCAACAGTGGGCAGGGCTTTCAACTGGACGCCGGCGGCAAGGGCGTGAACGTGGCCGCCTTCCTGGCCGACTGGGGCCTGAGCGTCACCGCGACTGGGTTGCTGGGCGACGAGAATCCTGAGGCATTTGAGGGACTGTTCCGGGCCAAAAGCGTGCACGACGCCTTCGTCCGCGTTCCTGGATCCACCCGCGTGGGCATCAAGCTGGTGGACGGCGCGGCGCAGGAGACCACCGACATCAACCTGCCAGGGCTGGCGGCCATCCCACAGGCACTGGCCGAGCTGGACACGCGCCTGAGCGCGTTGACGGCGGACCACACCGTCTTCGTGCTGGCAGGCAGCCTGCCGCCAGGCGTGGACGCGGGCTTCTACGCCCGGCTGACCGCGAAGCTGCGTGGGGCAGGCTGTTTCGTGGCCCTGGACACCAGCGGCCCGGCGCTGACCGCGGCCCTGGCGGCAGATGTCCTGCCCGATCTGGTCAAGCCGAACATCCACGAATTGGAGGCCGCACTGGGCCGTTCGCTCCACGGCGAGGCGGAGGTGCTGGCGGCGGCGCGGGAGCTGTTGCGGCGTGGGGCCAGTCTGGTGGCCGTGTCGCAGGGCGAACAGGGAGCGCTGCTGGTAAGCAGCCACGAGGCGGTACGCGCCCGTCCCCCCCATGTGAACGTCAAAAGCACCGTCGGCGCGGGCGACGCCATGGTGGCGGGCCTGATTTCAGCCCACGCCGACCGCTTGGGGCTGACCGACGCTGCCCGTCGTGCCACAGCTTTCAGCGTGGGCGCCATCACCCGGCTGGGCGCCCACCTGCCCCCCCACGCCGAACTGGAGAAGTTCGTGACGCAGGTGGCCGTTGAAGCCGTGGAAGGGGTGGAAACGGCGTGACCTTCAACCCTCTGCAAGCAGGACATCGACATCTAACCTCTTCCCTCTCCCAGGAGGCTTCCCCATGGCAAAGCTAGTCGCTGTTACCGCCTGTCCGACAGGTATCGCCCACACCTTCATGGCCGCCGAAGCGTTACGGCGTGCAGCGCAGGCTGCCGGACACGAGTTGCGCGCCGAAACACAGGGCAGCATCGGGGCACAGGACGCCCTGACCCCCGCCGAGATCGCGGCGGCGGACGCGGTGATCCTGGCCGCCGACATGAACGTGGATGAAGCGCGGTTTGCCGGAAAGCGCGTCGTGCGGGCCAGCACGGGCGAGGCCATCCGTGACCCGGCGGGCCTGATCGCGCAGGCCACCCAGGGCGCAGCCAGCGCCGGGCCAGCTTCAAGCTCAGTCACTCCCGCTCCGGCCAGCAAGCCCACCAAGATCGTCGGCATCACCTCCTGCCCCACCGGAATCGCGCATACCTTCATGGCCGCCGAGGGGCTGGAAAACGGCGCGAAGGCGCTGGGTTACGCGGTGAAAATTGAGACGCAGGGCAGCGTGGGGGCGGGCAACCCGCTCACGCCGCAGGACATTGCCGAGGCCGACGTGGTGATCATCGCGGCGGACACCAACGTGGATCTGTCCCGCTTTCAGGGCAAGCGGGTCTACCAGACCGGCACCAAACCGGCCATCTCGGGCGGGCAGGCACTGGTGCAGCGGGCGCTCACCGAGGCGACCCCCCACGGCACCGCAGGGGGCGGCGACTTTGTCGCGCAGGCCAGCGCCGCCAAGGCCGCCAAGAACGCGGGCGTCCCCAGCGCCTACAAACACCTGATGACCGGCGTGTCGCACATGCTGCCCTTCGTGGTGGCGGGGGGCCTGCTGATCGCACTGTCCTTCGCTTTCGGAGGCATCAACCCGCCGCCCGGCAGCTTTGGCGCGGCCCTGAGCCAGATCGGCGGCGGCACCGGGGCCTTTGGCCTGTTCGTGCCAGTGCTGGCCGGGTTCATCGCCTTTTCTATCGCGGACCGGCCCGGCCTCGCGCCGGGCATGATCGGCGGGCTGCTGGCCCTGGGCGGCGGCAGCGGCTTCCTGGGCGGCCTGCTCGCGGGTTTCCTGGCCGGGTACGTGACCCGGTGGCTCAACCGGGGGATCCGGCTGCCGCG
This window encodes:
- the pfkB gene encoding 1-phosphofructokinase, whose translation is MSAASLHVVTLTLNPALDLTVHADGWRQGEVNSGQGFQLDAGGKGVNVAAFLADWGLSVTATGLLGDENPEAFEGLFRAKSVHDAFVRVPGSTRVGIKLVDGAAQETTDINLPGLAAIPQALAELDTRLSALTADHTVFVLAGSLPPGVDAGFYARLTAKLRGAGCFVALDTSGPALTAALAADVLPDLVKPNIHELEAALGRSLHGEAEVLAAARELLRRGASLVAVSQGEQGALLVSSHEAVRARPPHVNVKSTVGAGDAMVAGLISAHADRLGLTDAARRATAFSVGAITRLGAHLPPHAELEKFVTQVAVEAVEGVETA
- the ptsP gene encoding phosphoenolpyruvate--protein phosphotransferase — encoded protein: MVDLPQNLIRLGVQAGSKADAISQVAALLIEAGNVAPNYLSGMLAREEQANTYLGSGIAIPHGTPETRNLIRKTGIAVLQVPGGVQWGEGGETVRLVVGIAAASDEHLDILRRLTRVLSNDELVEKLSTTTDPADLQEALTGERPAAAPSPAAPELPFTAQVTLPNPLGMHARPATGLANLVRSRGGRVRLTRDSGESADATRLMEVLSLGLTRGTALTVSAESRETLAAVTDAIRAGLGDDLSAAPAQTAPVRREPDWAPQHVGATVEGVAAADGLVVGVTRQHAPRPLDVRDEPSDPAQDAARLDTALAAAHAELKVLVDDVGTKFGADKAAIFLAHQELLSDEGTVQDTVSRILDGHGAAWAYQAATGERIAKLQKLDDPTLAARAADLGDVQRRVLRQLLGIREADVQASGPVILLATDLTPSDTARLGPDTLLGFVTAQGGPTSHTAIIARGLGLPAVVAAGPGVLEVPDGTPAILDGAAGRLYLNPSEADVHSARERQGALQQEREAARAARFEPGATRDGARVEVAANINRAADALAALEAGAEGVGLMRTEFLFLERDSVPSEDEQEQEYRAMALALEGRPLIIRTLDIGGDKEVPYLGLAREDNSFLGLRGIRLCFERPDLFLPQLRAVARVAKDHPNVHLMFPMISTLEDFRRARAIFDGVRRELDVPSVPLGVMIEVPSAALIAEALATEVDFFSVGTNDLTQYTLAMDRLHPQLARQTDAMHPAVLQLIALTVQAAERHGKWVGVCGGAAGDEVGALMLAGLGVRELSVSTPQIAGVKAALRGRTLAELQALAREALTQPTAESVRALVRPPEREGARA
- a CDS encoding PTS fructose-like transporter subunit IIB, which produces MAKLVAVTACPTGIAHTFMAAEALRRAAQAAGHELRAETQGSIGAQDALTPAEIAAADAVILAADMNVDEARFAGKRVVRASTGEAIRDPAGLIAQATQGAASAGPASSSVTPAPASKPTKIVGITSCPTGIAHTFMAAEGLENGAKALGYAVKIETQGSVGAGNPLTPQDIAEADVVIIAADTNVDLSRFQGKRVYQTGTKPAISGGQALVQRALTEATPHGTAGGGDFVAQASAAKAAKNAGVPSAYKHLMTGVSHMLPFVVAGGLLIALSFAFGGINPPPGSFGAALSQIGGGTGAFGLFVPVLAGFIAFSIADRPGLAPGMIGGLLALGGGSGFLGGLLAGFLAGYVTRWLNRGIRLPRTLEGLKPTLILPLLGTAITGLAMVYVVGRPVAAALTAATAWLQGLGDASAGLLGAVLGLMMAFDMGGPINKAAYTFSVGLLGSNVYGPIAAAMAAGMTPPLALFFATLFFKNRFTRDEHEAGKAAGVLGLAFITEGAIPFAARDPLRVIPSLMIGSAVAGAISMAAGCLLRAPHGGVFVLFIPNAVVNLPMYVVAIVVGTVVSTVLLGVLKKPVLETPAIASTEVTGAANVAAD